The genome window GGCCGCCACCACGGTCGGGTCGCGCAGGAAGGGCTCGGTGACCTTGGCCAGGCTGTCACGCTGCAGGATCGAGTCGGCGTCCACCCCGCAGAACAGCGGGTAGCGCGAGATGTTGATGCCGGCGTTGAGCGAATCGGCCTTGCCGCCGTTGAGCTTGTCGATCACGCGCACGTTGGGGTAGCGCGTGGAGCGGTAGACCTGGCGCACCTCCTTCGTCGGGATCTGGCGGCGGTAGGCTTCGGGGAAGGGCAGCAGGGCGAACTCGCGCTTGAGCACCTCGAGCGTGTCGTCCTTCGAGCCGTCGTTGATGATCACGATCTCGAACTCGGCATAGCTCAATTGCAGCATCGAGCGGATCGAGGCCGCGATGGTCGCCTCCTCGTTGTAGGCGGGAACCAGGATGCTGATCGGCGGCTCCAGGCCCGAATAGGCGCGCGGCAGCTCGGCCATGAACATCTCCTGGCCCTTGCGGCGCAGCGAACGCAGCGAGAAAAGGTTCAGGCTCAGGTAGCCCAGGTTCAGCGCGATGAAGTAGCAGAACACGAACCAGGTAATGAACTCGACGAGGAAGCTGCTGAAGCTCATGCGTTTTCCTCCTCGGCCAGCACCTGCTGCAGCATGTCGGCGGCGTAGCGGTCGGTCAGGCCGGCGCGCACCGCCTCCAGGTCGGCGCGCGACAGCGCCGGCAGCTCGCGCAGGGCCTGGGCCGCCCGGTAGCGCACCCACCACTGCGGATCGGCCAGCAGCGCGACCAGGCGCGGCACGTCTTCCCTGGCGCCGATGCGCCCCAGGGCGCGCGCGGCCTGCACCCGCACCTGCCAGTCCTCGTGCGCGAGCAGGGCGCGCACCTCGGCGATGGTCTCGGGCGTCATCACGCCGCGCAGCCCGGCGATCACCACCGGCACCTGTTCGCTGTTCAAGGCCCCGGCCAGCACCGCGCCCGGCAGCGGCACGCGCAGGGCCTCGGCGATGCGCAGCGCGCGCGGCAGGCGCTCCTGCGGCAGGGTGGGCAGGAGGCGGCCGATCACCGCCGCGGTGGGGGCGGCGGCCTCCTTCAGGATCCCGGCCACGTGCGACAGGGCCCAGTCCTCGCGCTCGATGAACAAGGGGGTAAGGTAGTCGGCGGCCGCCACCGGATCGACCCGCACCAGCGCCCACAGGGCGGTGAGCGAGAGCGCGCTGTCGCTCAGTTCGGCCAGGGGCAGCAGTTGCGGCCAGGCCTCGCGATCGCGCAGGTGGCCCAGCACCAGGGCCGCCAGCAGGCGTTCCTCGCGCGCGCCGCGCGCCAGCATGGCGCGCGCCAGGGCGTCGACGCCGAGGCCGCGCGCCATGGCGTTGAGGGCCTCGGTGGCATCGCCGCGCAGCGAGCCCTGCAGGTGCACCCAGAGGCGCAGGAAGGGCAGGCGCTCGCGCGGCGCGAGCGCGGGCAGGGATGGGCGCTCGCCCACGACGATCTGGTTGAGCAGGGGGCGCCAGCGCGCCAGCACCTGGGCTTCGCGCCTCTCGCGCCGGCGCAGGGAAACGCGCATCAGGACGATCTGGATCGCCAGCAGCAGGGTCAGGCCGAGCGCCACGGCGCCGGTCCAGAGCGCGACGGTGACGAAGCTGTCAGACTGCTGGACGATCGCCAAGGCCGCCGCCGTCGACAGTCGCCCCCGCCTGGTCCGGGGCCGGGGTCAGGGCCGCGCGGCGGCCCGTTGCGGCGCGCTTCATGCGCCGGCTTTCAGGAAACGGCGCACGCGCGCCAGCAGTTCGTTGGGCTGGAAGGGCTTGATCACGAAGTCGTTGGCGCCGGCGTCGAGCGCACGTACGGTGTCGCGCTCGGTGTTCTTGGCGGTGAGCATCAGGATCGGAACCTCGGCCCAGGCGGCGCGCTCGCGCACCAGGCGCACGAGCTCGAAGCCGTCGATATAGGGAAGCATCACGTCGAGCAGGATCAGGTCGGGCGTCGTGCCGGCGTTGGCGATGTGTTCGCTGGCGGCGCGGCCGTCCGCGAGATGGGTCACGCCATACCCCTGGCGTTCGAGCATGAAACGGAGCACTTGGGCGATGTGATCGTCGTCCTCGACAACCATGACCTGCGGGATGGAAGCTTGTTCGTTTGACATTGTGTTGCTCATATTGGCTTACGCCAATTATATAGCGCCACGCCCCGGTGTTGCGCCATGCAGCGCGACATAACTGGGACGGGTAGGCGCCTGACAACGGAGCCTCGATCTAGCGTCGCGGACGCAGCGGGTCCAGCAATCCGCGCAAGGCGTTATGGTCGAGCTCATACATCAGGGCCAGCAACTGGCCCAGCTCGCCGCGCGGGAAACCTTCGCGCGCAAACCAGGCCAGGTAATGACCGGGCAGGTCGGCCAGCTTGCGTCCTTTGTATTTGCCATATGGCATCTCTCGGACCACGAGAAGTTGCAGGGATTCACTATTCATCGTGCGC of Massilia sp. KIM contains these proteins:
- a CDS encoding HEAT repeat domain-containing protein, with translation MAIVQQSDSFVTVALWTGAVALGLTLLLAIQIVLMRVSLRRRERREAQVLARWRPLLNQIVVGERPSLPALAPRERLPFLRLWVHLQGSLRGDATEALNAMARGLGVDALARAMLARGAREERLLAALVLGHLRDREAWPQLLPLAELSDSALSLTALWALVRVDPVAAADYLTPLFIEREDWALSHVAGILKEAAAPTAAVIGRLLPTLPQERLPRALRIAEALRVPLPGAVLAGALNSEQVPVVIAGLRGVMTPETIAEVRALLAHEDWQVRVQAARALGRIGAREDVPRLVALLADPQWWVRYRAAQALRELPALSRADLEAVRAGLTDRYAADMLQQVLAEEENA
- a CDS encoding response regulator transcription factor, giving the protein MSNEQASIPQVMVVEDDDHIAQVLRFMLERQGYGVTHLADGRAASEHIANAGTTPDLILLDVMLPYIDGFELVRLVRERAAWAEVPILMLTAKNTERDTVRALDAGANDFVIKPFQPNELLARVRRFLKAGA
- a CDS encoding DUF3820 family protein, which translates into the protein MNSESLQLLVVREMPYGKYKGRKLADLPGHYLAWFAREGFPRGELGQLLALMYELDHNALRGLLDPLRPRR